The following proteins come from a genomic window of Nothobranchius furzeri strain GRZ-AD chromosome 1, NfurGRZ-RIMD1, whole genome shotgun sequence:
- the LOC129162811 gene encoding uncharacterized protein has product MTRRKPGKRWRRTSNEDGSNKRPRRISQLSSLFAATNVHVETDEQFLSREAQQKGLPPGGDQNTPLEKEPIQPPDIHAGCAPLSLNYQVSHRLPAQSAVQEIVSTIDSVKDCEEPTSTSVIRDPPDDLITELHSNAEYAPSHSFEEDVGDWTYDDGHMFSEGFEEGLSEECAEDSNVKDTIDKPLYDNATITVAECLLIIMAYVNCHKITDKALSDLLKMFKLLCPGSLHTDRLNSVQKFKDFFLTHSASSPIVLHKYCSNCFGLLEGEQFECLSCGTIVSEEKSSSFIEVPIEAQIRSMFLKPGFQEKLNFRLNRTKTDPNNIEDLYDGEVYRQLVDGGGPLSDPKNISLTWNTDGVPIFKSSKFSVWPFYCIINELSFMERTKRENMIFAGLWYGDSKPSMVTFLRPLSDALSKLADSGVLVQPAELTSEPFVCKVLTIAGTCDLPAKALVLNSVQYNGKFGCHKCEQPGETVKTGERGHVHVFPFQHRDPKEPLRTNEKFALDMKTAKETNTTIKGVKGPCWLSNLKSYNLVKGTAIDYMHSVLLGVMRLLMVLWFSTEFSRQPFSMAKNAKEIDRRFQDISPPSSIRYPRSVTSHRMFFKASEFRALLLYYGPVVFRGILATLYYNHFLLLSEAIFILLMESISFEQIHHAERLLWNFCSQIATLYGDRYETANVHLLVHLADSVRALGPLWTHSCFHFEDKNGYLLRLIHGTQNIPMQMIHAVKLVQSIPVISQTIKPGNAIAEFYIHMTKDDSFCVENHDLCRTKLYGASNKLQLDTVHHSALERCAGHCINSKTVRVFHRAQVKRNYLTSKHYGKGNRRNNFTVVFSSEGQIKYGKIDFFFITEQSCDKWVLVHELKDAGFSLLQDSRTNGTCSHVVPLVETSVRTVVPLDCILGKVVYLDLTSMPGIVFVAHLPNTLERF; this is encoded by the exons ATGACCAGACGAAAACCTGGAAAACGATGGAGGAGGACCAGTAATGAAGATGGCTCAAATAAACGACCAAGAAGGATTTCACAATTG TCATCTCTTTTTGCAGCCACTAATGTTCATGTGGAGACTGATGAGCAATTTTTAA GTAGGGAAGCACAGCAGAAGGGTTTGCCTCCTGGAGGAGACCAAAACACTCCACTTGAAAAGGAACCTATCCAACCACCAGATATCCATGCAGGATGTGCCCCACTCTCTCTGAACTATCAAGTCTCTCACCGATTGCCAG caCAAAGCGCGGTACAAGAGATTGTTTCAACTATTGACTCTGTCAAAGACTGTGAAGAACCAACTTCCACATCAGTCATCAGAGATCCTCCTGATGACTTAATAACCGAACTACATAGCAATGCTGAGTATGCTCCATCTCATTCATTTGAGGAAGATGTGGGGGATTGGACGTATGATGATGGACATATGTTCAGTGAGGGGTTTGAAGAGGGTTTGAGTGAGGAGTGTGCAGAAGATTCAAATGTCAAGGACACAATAGACAAACCATTATATGACAATGCCACAATAACTGTGGCAGAGTGCCTTTTAATCATCATGGCTTACGTAAACTGTCATAAAATAACTGACAAGGCCCTTAGTGatttgcttaaaatgttcaagttACTTTGTCCTGGTAGTTTGCATACAGATCGCTTAAACAGTGTGCAGAAGTTcaaagacttttttttaacccACTCTGCATCATCTCCAATTGTATTGCATAAATATTGCAGTAATTGCTTTGGATTATTAGAGGGTGAACAATTTGAATGTCTGTCCTGTGGGACCATTGTGTCAGAAGAAAAATCCTCTTCTTTCATAGAGGTTCCAATTGAGGCTCAAATAAGGTCTATGTTTCTCAAGCCAGGTTTTCAGGAGAAGCTTAACTTTAGATTAAACAGGACGAAGACAGATCCCAATAACATTGAAGATCTATATGATGGAGAAGTTTACAGACAGCTTGTAGATGGAGGTGGTCCTCTTAGTGACCCTAAAAACATCTCACTTACATGGAACACAGATGGGGTACCTATCTTTAAATCATCCAAGTTCTCAGTGTGGCCTTTTTATTGTATCATTAACGAATTAAGTTTCATGGAACGCACAAAAAGAGAGAATATGATATTTGCTGGACTTTGGTATGGGGATTCAAAACCATCCATGGTTACATTTCTAAGGCCACTAAGTGATGCATTGAGTAAACTTGCAGACAGTGGAGTTCTTGTGCAACCTGCAGAGTTGACATCTGAACCTTTTGTGTGTAAAGTACTCACCATTGCAGGAACATGTGACTTGCCCGCTAAAGCCTTAGTCCTTAATTCAGTGCAATATAATGGGAAATTTGGATGTCATAAATGTGAGCAGCCAGGAGAGACAGTAAAGACAGGGGAAAGGGGACATGTCCATGTATTTCCATTCCAACACAGAGACCCAAAAGAGCCACTGCGCACAAATGAAAAGTTTGCTCTTGATATGAAAACTGCGAAGGAGACCAACACTACTATTAAAGGCGTGAAGGGGCCTTGTTGGCTTAGCAATCTTAAAAGTTATAACCTTGTAAAAGGCACTGCCATAGATTACATGCACTCAGTACTCCTTGGAGTGATGCGCCTTTTGATGGTTCTGTGGTTTTCTACAGAGTTTTCACGTCAGCCCTTCAGCATGGCCAAAAATGCCAAAGAAATTGATAGGAGATTTCAGGATATCTCTCCTCCATCCTCAATTCGATATCCTCGGTCGGTGACATCTCACAGAATGTTTTTCAAAGCATCAGAATTTCGTGCTCTTTTGCTTTACTATGGACCTGTTGTTTTCCGTGGAATTCTTGCAACACTGTACTACAATCACTTCCTTCTACTAAGTGAAGCGATTTTCATTTTATTGATGGAATCGATATCATTTGAACAGATACATCATGCAGAAAGACTATTGTGGAACTTTTGTTCTCAAATTGCTACACTCTATGGTGACAGGTACGAAACTGCAAATGTACACCTTCTTGTGCACCTAGCAGACAGTGTCAGGGCCCTTGGCCCATTATGGACTCATTCATGTTTCCATTTTGAAGATAAGAATGGATATTTGTTAAGGCTTATACATGGCACTCAAAATATACCTATGCAGATGATCCATGCAGTCAAACTTGTGCAGTCTATTCCTGTTATTTCACAAACCATAAAGCCAGGGAATGCCATAGCTGAATTTTACATACATATGACCAAAGATGATAGTTTCTGTGTGGAAAACCATGATTTGTGTAGGACTAAACTATATGGAGCATCTAATAAACTTCAACTGGACACAGTTCACCACTCTGCTTTGGAAAGATGTGCTGGTCACTGCATCAATTCTAAAACAGTAAGGGTCTTTCACAGGGCACAAGTTAAGAGGAATTATCTCACATCAAAACACTATGGGAAAGGCAATAGAAGAAACAATTTCACAGTTGTTTTTTCTAGTGAAGGACAGATAAAATATGGAAAGATAGATTTCTTCTTTATCACTGAACAATCCTGTGACAAATGGGTTCTTGTTcatgaattaaaagatgcagGTTTTTCTTTGCTGCAAGATAGTAGAACGAATGGCACATGCAGTCATGTTGTTCCACTTGTGGAAACTTCTGTCAGAACAGTGGTtcccttggattgtattttgggTAAAGTTGTTTACCTTGACTTGACATCTATGCCTGGCATAGTGTTTGTAgctcatttaccaaatacacttgaAAGGTTTTAA
- the LOC129161956 gene encoding uncharacterized protein gives MENKKMPGKKRLRVPTQKMKDLQHSPLLNEQSGCHVFVRWEDGYTGKIFTGVDILSRDEAPVQLQDLRSGDPVLAKWSDGKFYRATVEYISGEDHSKLPKSHQTSQKSFLNMLKENVPLHSSESNTIIRSPLSEHGEEIPAMNASPDAGHATSRSCGDPPSYSSNTINTSPYGDHTPSPSPKGTDTSRPSPYGVHTASTSSYGLIHTSGPPPYGDRTLNPSPYGLNTSRPSPFGSYTPSPLLYGLNASSPSSNRGHLLSTRLYGHANPGPSLYGGQTSSPSLYDLDTPGPSPAAGLPGSGVSLSDSGKASDQPQDRKDSGSSSDQGNIPPGHQEQNAWTPCDRCKGEVERILQQKRKIDEVIARIDPDQLGELQTLCDLIGVRHRDSPSSPLGQQELFPGSGVFISSFRLAAMNQASKPHSMRLFHALFDHLFTVEECQNAVPFGRPGNNPSGKEGKRVLDRKKVDAILTYVLRCATLPGWEQIEEAKLKKAFVNKCRARAGSKE, from the exons ATGGAAAACAAAAAAATGCCAGGCAAAAAAAGGTTACGGGTTCCAACCCAGAAAATGAAGGACCTGCAGCACTCCCCTCTGCTAAATGAACAATCTG GGTGTCATGTATTTGTCAGATGGGAAGACGGTTATACTGGCAAAATCTTTACAGGCGTTGACATTTTGTCAAGAGATGAGGCTCCTGTGCAGCTGCAAGATCTTAGATCAGGAGATCCTGTTTTAGCAAAGTGGTCAGATGGTAAATTTTATAGGGCCACTGTTGAATATATTTCAGGGGAAGATCATTCTAAGCTGCCAAAAAGCCACCAAACTTCACAGAAGTCCTTTTTGAATATGTTAAAAGAGAATGTGCCATTACACTCATCAGAGTCTAACACCATTATAAGAAGCCCACTGTCTGAACATGGTGAGGAAATCCCAGCCATGAATGCATCACCTGACGCGGGGCATGCAACAAGCCGCAGCTGCGGTGACCCACCATCCTACAG CTCTAACACCATCAATACATCACCCTACGGAGACCATACACCCAGCCCATCACCAAAAGGCACGGACACTTCTCGTCCATCTCCCTACGGAGTCCATACAGCCAGCACATCATCGTATGGCCTTATCCACACCTCAGGTCCACCTCCCTATGGAGACCGTACACTCAACCCATCACCATATGGCCTCAACACTTCTCGTCCATCTCCCTTTGGCAGCTATACACCCAGCCCATTACTGTATGGCCTCAATGCCTCAAGTCCATCTTCCAACAGAGGCCACTTACTCAGCACGCGACTATATGGCCATGCCAACCCAGGTCCATCACTCTATGGAGGCCAAACATCCAGCCCATCACTATATGACCTTGACACCCCTGGCCCTTCACCTGCAGCTGGTTTGCCAGGTAGTGGGGTCAGTCTATCTGACAGTGGAAAAGCATCTGACCAGCCACAAGACAGGAAAGATTCAGGCAGCTCATCTGATCAGGGCAACATTCCTCCTGGTCACCAGGAACAAAATGCATGGACACCATGTGATAGATGTAAGGGGGAGGTTGAAAGAATTCTACAACAAAAGAGAAAGATCGATGAAGTCATCGCAAGAATag ATCCAGATCAGCTCGGAGAGCTTCAGACTCTTTGTGATCTCATTGGAGTAAGGCATCGTGACAGCCCATCCTCTCCATTAGGACAGCAGGAGCTCTTTCCAGGGAGTGGTGTGTTCATCTCATCGTTCCGCCTTGCTGCCATGAATCAAGCATCCAAACCACATAGCATGCGCCTGTTTCATGCACTTTTTGATCATTTATTTACTGTCGAGGAGTGTCAAAATGCAGTCCCCTTTGGTCGCCCTGGCAATAACCCCTCTGGAAAGGAAGGAAAGCGGGTCCTGGACCGTAAAAAAGTGGATGCAATCCTTA CCTATGTCCTGAGATGTGCCACTCTACCTGGTTGGGAACAAATTGAAGAGGCCAAGCTCAAGAAAGCCTTTGTCAACAAATGTAGGGCCAGAGCAGGTTCTAAGGAGTAG